One Camelina sativa cultivar DH55 chromosome 3, Cs, whole genome shotgun sequence genomic window carries:
- the LOC104778914 gene encoding ABC transporter B family member 14-like → MDNIEPPSNGYIQGETETKMEEKKKMKKEPVSLMGLFGAADHVDCFLMFLGGLGTCIHGGTLPLFFVFFGGMLDSLGSLSTDPKAISSRVSQNALYLVYLGLFNLVSAWIGVACWMQTGERQTARLRINYLKSILAKDITFFDTETRDSNFIFHISSDAILVQDAIGDKIGHVLRYLCQFIAGFVIGFLSVWQLTLLTLGVVPLIAVAGGGYAIVMSTISEKSEAAYADAGKVAEEVMSQVRTVYAFVGEEKAVKTYASSLKKALKLSKRSGLAKGLGVGLTYSLLFFAWAFLFWYASLLVRHDKTSGAKAFTTILNVIYSGFALGQAVPSLSAITKGRVAAANIFRMIGNNNIESSERLDNGTTLENVAGEIEFHRVSFAYPSRPNMVFDNLSFTICSCKTFAFVGPSGSGKSTIISMVQRFYEPNSGEILLDGNDIKSMKLKWLREQMGLVSQEPALFATTIASNILLGKGNASMVQIEEAAKAANADSFIKSLPNGYNTQVGEGGTQLSGGQKQRIAIARAVLRNPKILLLDEATSALDVESEKIVQQALDNVMEKRTTIVVAHRLSTIRNADKILVLRDGHVMEIGSHSELISRGGHYATLVKCQDTEPQENLRSVMSESCRSQAGSFSSRGVFSSRRTSSFREDHEKTDKNSNDGDISSSSVIWELIKLNAPEWLYALLGSIGAVLAGSLPALFSMGIAYVLTTFYSPFPSLIKREVEKVIIIFVGTGIVTTPIYLLQHYFYTLMGERLTSRVRLSLFSAIILNEIGWFDLDENNTGSLTSILSADATLVRSAIADRLSTIVQNISLTVTALALAFFYSWRVAAVVTACFPLLIAASLTEQLFLKGFGGDYTRAYSRATSLAREAIVNIRTVAAFGAEKQISEQFTCELSKPTKNALLKGHISGFGYGLSQCLAYCSYALGLWYISVLIQRKETKFEDSIKSFMVLLVTAYSVAETLALTPDIVKGTQALGSVFRVLHRESEIPPDQPNSRLVTQVKGDIEFRNVSFAYPTRPEIAIFQNLNLWVSAGKSLAVVGASGSGKSTVVGLIMRFYDTTSGKLCIDGQDIKTINLRSLRKKIALVQQEPALFSTTIHENIKYGNENASEAEIIEAAKASNAHEFIIKMEKGYKTHVGDKGVQLSGGQKQRVAIARAVLKDPSVLLLDEATSALDTSSEKLVQEALDKLMKGRTTVLVAHRLSTIRKADMIVVLHKGRVVEKGSHRELVSKSDGITNPKFNQHNNEIPVNYH, encoded by the exons ATGGATAACATAGAACCACCCTCTAATGGATATATTCAGGGTGAGACGGAAACAAAgatggaggagaagaaaaaaatgaagaaggaaCCAGTTTCATTGATGGGTTTGTTTGGTGCAGCAGATCATGTTGATTGCTTTCTGATGTTCCTAGGCGGTTTAGGCACTTGTATTCATGGCGGTACGCTTCCACTCTTCTTCGTGTTCTTCGGTGGAATGCTAGATTCTCTTGGAAGTCTTTCTACAGATCCTAAAGCCATATCCTCCCGCGTTTCACAG aatgCTCTGTACTTGGTCTACCTAGGATtgttcaatttggtatcagcaTGGATCG GAGTTGCTTGTTGGATGCAAACAGGGGAAAGACAAACTGCACGATTGCGTATAAATTATCTCAAATCAATCTTAGCAAAAGATATTACCTTCTTCGATACAGAAACTAGAGATTCAAACTTCATTTTCCACATCTCAAGCGACGCAATCTTGGTTCAAGATGCAATTGGCGATAAA attggCCATGTTTTGCGGTACTTGTGTCAGTTCATTGCGGGATTTGTCATAGGTTTTTTGTCGGTATGGCAATTAACGTTGCTCACATTAGGAGTGGTTCCATTGATAGCAGTTGCAGGAGGAGGCTACGCTATAGTCATGTCTACAATTTCAGAGAAGAGTGAAGCTGCTTATGCTGATGCAGGAAAAGTTGCGGAAGag GTAATGTCACAGGTGAGAACAGTGTATGCATTTGTAGGAGAagagaaagctgtaaaaacttACGCAAGTTCTCTCAAGAAAGCTTTAAAACTCAGTAAAAGGAGCGGTCTTGCTAAAGGTTTAGGAGTTGGATTAACATATAGTCTCTTGTTCTTTGCTTGGGcatttcttttttggtatgcAAGTCTTCTTGTACGCCACGACAAAACAAGCGGAGCAAAAGCCTTCACAACGATCCTCAATGTCATTTACAGTGGATT CGCCTTAGGTCAAGCCGTGCCTAGCTTATCCGCAATTACCAAAGGCAGAGTTGCTGCtgcaaatatttttagaatGATAGGAAACAACAATATTGAAAGTTCTGAAAGATTAGACAATGGGACAACATTGGAAAATGTAGCTGGGGAAATTGAGTTTCATCGAGTATCTTTTGCATACCCTTCTAGACCAAACATGGTTTTTGATAATCTTAGTTTCACAATATGTTCATGCAAGACTTTTGCATTTGTCGGTCCAAGTGGTTCAGGGAAAAGCACAATCATATCAATGGTGCAACGGTTCTATGAACCTAACTCAGGGGAGATTCTATTGGATGGAAATGACATCAAGAGCATGAAGCTTAAATGGTTGAGAGAACAGATGGGATTAGTGAGTCAAGAACCAGCATTATTCGCCACAACCATAGCTTCCAACATTCTTCTCGGTAAAGGGAATGCAAGTATGGTTCAGATCGAAGAAGCTGCTAAAGCAGCCAACGCAGATTCTTTCATTAAATCATTACCTAATGGTTACAATACTCAG GTTGGAGAAGGAGGGACTCAACTCTCGGGAggacaaaaacagaggattgcAATTGCTCGAGCAGTTCTAAGAAATCCAAAgatattacttttagatgaagCAACAAGCGCTCTTGATGTCGAATCAGAGAAGATTGTTCAGCAAGCACTTGATAATGTCATGGAAAAAAGAACTACAATCGTCGTTGCACATAGATTATCCACCATTCGAAATGCTGACAAGATTCTTGTATTGAGAGATGGTCACGTAATGGAAATCGGAAGCCACTCAGAACTGATATCAAGAGGAGGACATTATGCGACTCTTGTGAAATGTCAAGACACAGAACCTCAAGAAAACTTGAGATCAGTCATGTCTGAATCTTGTAGATCTCAAGCTGGATCTTTTAGTTCAAGAGGAGTTTTTAGCTCAAGAAGGACTTCTAGCTTTAGGGAAGACCATGAGAAGACtgataaaaattcaaatgatgGAGATATAAGTTCGTCTTCAGTGATATGGGAACTTATAAAGCTGAATGCTCCAGAATGGCTTTATGCATTACTTGGCTCAATTGGTGCAGTTTTGGCTGGATCACTACCAGCATTGTTCTCAATGGGGATTGCTTATGTGTTAACCACGTTTTATTCACCTTTTCCTAGTCTGATCAAGCGCGAAGTCGAAAAGGTAATTATTATCTTCGTTGGAACTGGAATAGTAACAACTCCTATATATCTCCTCCAGCATTACTTCTATACACTTATGGGAGAGCGTCTTACTTCTCGGGTGCGCCTATCCTTATTCTCAG CAATTATTTTGAATGAGATTGGGTGGTTTGATCTGGATGAGAACAACACTGGCTCACTCACCTCAATATTATCTGCTGATGCAACCTTGGTGAGGAGTGCTATAGCGGATCGCCTCTCGACAATAGTCCAGAACATATCTCTTACAGTCACAGCCTTAGCACTTGCCTTTTTCTATAGTTGGCGTGTTGCAGCCGTAGTAACTGCTTGTTTCCCTCTTCTCATTGCCGCTTCACTTACCGAG CAATTATTTCTAAAAGGCTTTGGAGGAGATTACACAAGGGCTTACTCTAGGGCAACTTCATTGGCGCGTGAAGCGATTGTGAATATAAGAACTGTAGCTGCGTTTGGTGCTGAAAAGCAAATCTCAGAACAGTTTACTTGTGAGCTAAGTAAACCCACCAAGAATGCCTTACTCAAAGGTCATATCTCTGGATTTGGATACGGTTTATCTCAGTGTCTCGCCTACTGTTCCTACGCACTTGGTCTCTGGTACATCTCAGTGTTAATTCAGCGGAAGGAGACAAAATTTGAGGATAGTATCAAATCTTTCATGGTATTGCTCGTCACAGCTTACTCGGTAGCAGAGACGCTAGCGTTAACCCCAGATATCGTGAAGGGAACTCAAGCACTAGGTTCTGTTTTTAGGGTACTACATAGAGAGAGTGAAATACCCCCGGACCAGCCTAACTCAAGATTGGTCACTCAGGTCAAAGGAGATATAGAGTTTAGAAACGTAAGCTTTGCGTATCCAACGAGACCTGAAATCGCcatttttcaaaatctaaatctttGGGTTTCAGCCGGGAAGAGTCTTGCGGTCGTCGGAGCTAGTGGTTCAGGAAAAAGTACAGTGGTCGGACTGATCATGAGATTCTACGATACGACCAGCGGAAAACTTTGTATCGATGGGCAagatataaaaactataaaccTACGTAGCTTGCGCAAGAAGATAGCATTAGTTCAACAAGAACCGGCTCTGTTTTCAACAACCATACACGAAAACATCAAGTATGGGAACGAGAACGCATCAGAGGCAGAGATCATTGAAGCCGCAAAAGCCTCGAATGCGCACGAGTTCATAATCAAGATGGAAAAAGGATACAAGACGCATGTGGGGGATAAGGGAGTGCAGTTATCAGGTGGTCAGAAACAAAGAGTGGCTATTGCGAGGGCAGTTTTGAAGGATCCTTCAGTGCTTCTCCTTGATGAGGCAACGAGTGCTTTGGACACGAGCTCAGAGAAACTGGTCCAAGAGGCACTAGACAAGCTGATGAAGGGACGAACAACAGTGTTAGTGGCTCACAGGCTCTCAACTATAAGAAAAGCAGACATGATTGTTGTGTTGCATAAGGGAAGAGTTGTGGAGAAAGGAAGTCATAGAGAGCTTGTTTCCAAATCTGATGGG ATTACAAACCCAAAATTTAATCAACATAATAATGAAATACCCGTAAACTATCATTAA
- the LOC104778915 gene encoding putative pentatricopeptide repeat-containing protein At1g28020 yields MRILLQHATRYGIRSFGTLSSPPTAASQTLQHRISDALYRNAQILPVLEHWRQQGNQVNPSHVRVIIKKLRDSNQSHQALQVSEWMSKEKICNLIPEDFAARLHLIENVVGLEEAEKFFESIPKNARDDSVYTTLLNSYARSHKTLCKAEATFFKMRELGLLLRPYPFNAMMSLYCALKDRDKVEDLLLEMKGNDVEPDSVTVNNVLKLYSDVCDVTAMEKFLNNGKAVKMLRLTEKLVDDKSLKSAYDHLMKLYGEAGEKEEVLRIWNLYKKNIGQRDNDGYRTVIRSLLKVDDIVEAEKIYKVWESSPLEFDIRIPTMLASGYRDRGMTELAEKLMSSKAVKDRRMNKPITPLLEQWGHQMKQSDLKCLIKNLHDSNQFSKALQVSEWIGEKRVCSLYSEDCAARLYLTENVLGLEEAEKYFGNIPENMKDYSVYTALLSSYAKSDKNMSKAVTTFKKMRELGFLLKPSPFNMILSFHSQSNMVKEILRVMEENNVDPDSLTVNKVLKIYAAESIKVEEMEMFMRRWGRGDGIKLDSGTVVAMAKAYAKVDSTMKAIEMYGDVAGCKREVHLLWDKYKKKKEEEQKEADKLFVKAGRCTRSREGLWRVDTEWTEAGCENTGFADFSVLYPRERIEGWGNVTVD; encoded by the exons ATGAGAATTCTTCTACAACACGCAACGCGTTACGGCATTCGCTCCTTCGGAACCCTATCATCACCTCCCACAGCAGCGAGCCAAACATTGCAGCACCGTATTTCGGATGCTCTCTATCGAAATGCACAAATCCTTCCGGTGCTTGAACACTGGCGGCAACAGGGGAATCAAGTGAACCCTTCACATGTTAGAGTCATCATCAAGAAGCTTCGAGATTCCAACCAATCTCACCAAGCCCTTCAG GTATCAGAGTGGATGAGTAAAGAAAAGATCTGCAATCTAATCCCAGAAGATTTTGCAGCTCGGCTTCATCTCATAGAGAATGTTGTAGGCTTAGAAGAAGCAGAAAAGTTCTTTGAAAGTATTCCAAAGAACGCGAGAGACGATTCTGTCTACACCACTCTCTTAAACTCGTACGCAAGATCACACAAAACTCTGTGTAAAGCTGAAGCCACGTTCTTTAAAATGAGGGAGTTAGGTCTTCTCTTAAGACCTTATCCTTTCAATGCAATGATGTCTCTCTACTGTGCACTAAAAGATCGAGATAAAGTCGAGGACCTTTTGCTTGAGATGAAAGGTAACGACGTGGAGCCCGACAGTGTCACAGTAAACAACGTGTTGAAGCTATACTCGGATGTGTGTGACGTGACCGCGATGGAGAAGTTTTTGAATAA TGGGAAGGCTGTAAAAATGTTGCGTTTAACCGAGAAATTGGTGGATGACAAGTCTTTAAAATCAGCTTACGACCATCTCATGAAGCTGTATGGTGAAgctggagagaaagaagaggttTTACGTATATGGAACCTTTACAAGAAGAACATAGGACAACGTGATAACGATGGTTACCGAACTGTGATACGTTCTCTCTTGAAGGTGGATGATATCGTTGAGGCggagaagatttacaaagtgtGGGAATCTTCGCCACTTGAGTTTGATATCCGAATCCCGACTATGTTGGCCTCTGGTTATCGAGACAGGGGAATGACAGAGTTGGCTGAGAAACTCATGAGCAGTAAAGCTGTAAAGGACAGAAGAATGAATAAGCCTATCACTCCGCTTTTGGAGCAATGGGGACATCAAATGAAACAGTCTGATCTCAAATGCCTAATCAAGAATCTCCATGATTCCAATCAGTTTTCAAAAGCGCTTCAG GTTTCAGAGTGGATTGGTGAAAAACGAGTTTGTAGTCTTTATTCGGAAGATTGTGCAGCTCGTCTTTACTTGACTGAGAATGTGTTGGGTttagaagaagcagagaagtaCTTTGGAAACATCCCTGAGAACATGAAGGATTACTCTGTCTACACAGCTCTCTTAAGCTCTTACGCGAAATCTGACAAAAACATGAGTAAAGCCGTGACCACTttcaagaagatgagagagCTCGGGTTCCTCTTGAAACCTTCACCATTCAACATGATTCTCTCTTTCCACAGTCAATCAAATATGGTGAAGGAGATTCTTCGTGTGATGGAGGAGAACAACGTCGATCCTGATAGTCTCACGGTGAACAAAGTTTTAAAGATCTACGCGGCTGAATCAATTAAGGTAGAAGAAATGGAAATGTTTATGAGACGGTGGGGTAGAGGAGATGGAATCAAGCTAGATAGCGGCACAGTGGTTGCAATGGCAAAGGCCTACGCTAAAGTTGATTCAACAATGAAAGCAATAGAGATGTATGGTGATGTAGCCGGGTGTAAAAGAGAGGTGCACCTTCTTTGGGAcaaatataagaagaagaaggaggaagaacaaAAGGAGGCTGATAAG CTCTTTGTTAAAGCTGGACGATGTACAAGGAGCAGAGAAGGTCTATGGAGAGTGGATACCGAGTGGACCGAAGCTGGATGTGAGAATACCGGGTTTGCTGATTTCTCGGTTTTGTACCCAAGGGAACGCATTGAAGGTTGGGGAAATGTTACAGTCGATTAG
- the LOC104778916 gene encoding RING-H2 finger protein ATL20-like, producing MMTLSKQFSLLVFLFVFLFPLRHASNPQKCPSSYMESYFNNCGRLGVPIRFPFCGHTGFNVHCNKLINKTVLELPMSGTFLVETINYSEQQIYISDPEKCLVKRLLTFNTSGSPFSNGFSVNYTFLSCPNEVVIPSWYPTITCLSNSTTSFFATSNLSLANSMLPSCQVVKRLAVPVSVGFKDVLFKERFSGVINYVDLLLEWSSPNCRSCENQFLRCGFKNKASLQVKCFADKSGGLSTRLRVLIITLCTIGGIIIFTTCIVIRIYNSEKFVTQRRQNAAFAARTVTQQPREDVVTTGLDQSTIESYKKVELGESRRLPGTNGIICPICLSEYASKETVRCIPQCDHCFHVECIDAWLKIHGSCPVCRNSRS from the exons ATGATGACTCTCTCAAAACAATTTTCCCTTTTAGTTTTCCTCTTCGTCTTCCTTTTCCCTCTCAGACACGCCTCAAACCCTCAAAAATGTCCTTCTTCATATATggaatcatattttaataattgtggACGACTTGGTGTCCCTATTCGTTTTCCCTTCTGCGGGCATACAGGATTCAATGTCCATTGCAACAAACTGATCAATAAGACAGTCCTAGAGCTTCCCATGTCCGGAACATTTCTTGTCGAGACTATCAACTACTCAGAGCAGCAGATTTATATCAGCGACCCTGAAAAATGTTTGGTGAAAAGGCTTTTAACCTTTAATACTTCAGGATCTCCTTTCTCTAATGGTTTCAGTGTCAACTACACGTTCTTAAGCTGTCCTAATGAGGTCGTGATCCCGTCTTGGTATCCGACCATAACTTGCCTAAGCAATTCTACCACATCCTTCTTCGCCACGTCTAATTTGTCTCTAGCAAATTCAATGCTACCTTCTTGCCAGGTCGTGAAGAGACTAGCTGTTCCAGTTAGCGTGGGATTTAAAGATGTGCTGTTTAAAGAGAGATTCTCTGGTGTGATCAACTATGTAGACCTTTTGCTGGAATGGAGCTCGCCGAATTGCAGGAGCTGTGAAAACCAATTCTTGAGATGTGGTTTCAAGAACAAGGCCTCCCTCCAAGTCAAATGCTTCGCTGATAAATCCG GTGGTCTAAGCACTAGATTACGAGTACTAATTATTACCCTTTGCACAATCGGAggaatcatcatcttcactacTTGTATTGTTATCCGTATATACAATTCTGAGAAGTTCGTCACTCAGAGAAGACAAAATGCAGCTTTCGCAGCCAGAACAGTAACTCAACAACCAAGAGAAGATGTGGTCACTACAGGTCTTGACCAGTCTACAATAGAATCATACAAAAAAGTGGAGTTGGGAGAAAGTAGAAGGCTTCCGGGTACTAATGGTATCATCTGTCCCATTTGTTTATCAGAATATGCTAGCAAAGAGACCGTACGGTGCATACCACAGTGTGACCACTGTTTTCACGTCGAATGTATCGATGCGTGGCTTAAGATTCATGGTTCCTGCCCTGTTTGTCGGAACTCACGCTCGTaa
- the LOC104776853 gene encoding probable 2-oxoglutarate-dependent dioxygenase AOP1, translating into MSISSETQVPLSLPIIDFSSPDLKPETPEWDLVRSQVRKALEEYGCFEALFDGASMELRKVKLLEASKEVFDLPLETKQSTKTNIHYEGYLTLPIVPSQEGMGFYGVDNPNVVNDLTHKLWPQGNTFVSKNVQSFAEKLIELSLKVRTMTLESFGLEKYMEEHLNSANKHFQILKYKGLSDDDTKSKIGFYPHIDRHFLTILSQNDDVDGLEIKTKDGKEWIKVKPSQAASFIVMAGASLHVLLNGGIFPPIHRVITTGKKDRYSAGLFTIPKEGVIINAPEEMVDDEHPRLYKPFDFWGFLKFSNLPNARKDISDLTTYCAL; encoded by the exons ATGTCGATCAGTTCGGAAACCCAAGTTCCCCTTTCGCTCCCGATCATCGACTTCTCCAGTCCAGATCTCAAACCGGAAACCCCCGAGTGGGACTTGGTTAGATCCCAAGTCCGAAAAGCCTTAGAAGAGTATGGATGTTTCGAGGCGTTGTTCGATGGAGCTTCCATGGAGCTACGGAAGGTTAAGTTGCTCGAGGCCTCCAAGGAGGTTTTCGATTTGCCATTGGAGACCAAACAGAGTACAAAGACAAACATACATTACGAAGGATACTTGACGCTTCCGATTGTCCCTTCACAAGAAGGCATGGGCTTTTACGGTGTTGATAATCCTAATGTTGTTAATGACTTGACTCACAAGCTTTGGCCTCAAGGCAACACCTTCGTCAG CAAGAATGTTCAGTCGTTTGCGGAGAAGTTAATAGAATTAAGCTTGAAGGTGAGGACAATGACTCTGGAGAGTTTCGGACTCGAGAAATACATGGAGGAGCATCTTAACTCAGCGAATAAGCACTTTCAGATACTTAAATACAAAGGACTTTCCGATGATGATACAAAGAGTAAGATAGGTTTTTACCCTCATATCGATAGGCACTTCCTCACAATACTCAGCCAGAACGATGACGTAGATGGCTTGGAGATCAAAACCAAAGATGGCAAAGAGTGGATCAAAGTTAAGCCATCTCAAGCTGCTTCTTTCATTGTTATGGCCGGAGCTTCTCTTCAT GTACTGTTGAATGGTGGGATATTTCCTCCGATTCACCGTGTGATTACAACCGGAAAGAAAGATCGGTATTCGGCTGGACTGTTCACGATTCCTAAAGAAGGAGTGATCATAAATGCGCCTGAGGAGATGGTAGATGATGAACATCCTCGTCTCTATAAGCCTTTTGATTTCTGGGGTTTCTTGAAATTCAGCAACTTGCCTAACGCCCGGAAAGACATATCTGATCTCACCACTTACTGTGCGCTTTAA